From the Bacteroidales bacterium genome, one window contains:
- a CDS encoding DUF4276 family protein produces MKRVIIVCEGQTEQSFCNDVLIPYFSQFEIYLETPTIKKTHGGIVNWAALKYQIVKHLLEDKNAFVTTLIDYYGLYTHHEYPGWDEAEKKVNRNERMDILEREMTNDIQENLRHRFMPYIQLHEFEGILFSDISVFDRNFEEEEFLDYKYLESTIRENPNPELINNGTETAPSKRLSKIIDGYYSDNENLKVLYGALLAHDIGLNKIREKCPRFNNWIVQIENM; encoded by the coding sequence ATGAAACGAGTTATTATTGTATGCGAAGGACAAACAGAGCAATCATTTTGTAATGATGTTCTAATACCATATTTCAGTCAGTTTGAAATATATTTGGAAACGCCAACCATAAAAAAAACGCATGGTGGTATCGTTAATTGGGCTGCATTAAAATATCAAATTGTGAAACATTTGTTGGAAGATAAAAATGCTTTTGTTACTACATTAATTGATTATTATGGATTATATACTCATCATGAATATCCGGGATGGGATGAAGCTGAAAAAAAAGTAAATAGGAATGAACGCATGGATATTCTGGAAAGGGAAATGACAAATGATATACAAGAAAATCTAAGGCATAGATTTATGCCATATATACAATTGCATGAATTTGAAGGTATTCTTTTTAGTGATATTTCTGTGTTTGATAGAAATTTTGAGGAAGAAGAATTTTTGGATTACAAATACTTGGAATCAACAATTCGTGAAAATCCCAATCCGGAGTTAATTAACAATGGAACAGAAACAGCCCCATCTAAAAGATTATCTAAAATAATAGATGGTTATTATTCTGATAACGAAAACCTTAAAGTGCTTTATGGAGCTTTGCTTGCTCACGATATAGGTTTAAATAAAATTCGTGAAAAATGTCCTCGCTTCAATAATTGGATTGTACAAATAGAAAATATGTAG
- a CDS encoding DEAD/DEAH box helicase family protein: MELKPYQQQVIDDLSLFLEDVQETKDVKNAFYNFWTKHPRTPLFPFSGTAIEPYKNNVPRVPHVCMKVPTAGGKTFIACNALKTIFDAFDYDKPKAVVWLVPSITILEQTLKNLKDPSHPYRQKINSHFGNKVEVFDKATLLQGSGFNATSVKEQLNIMVFSFDSLRAKNKEDRKVFQENGNLQSFENLLDNDADITLGAVIKYLNPVVIVDESHNAESELSVEMLSGLNPSFILDLTATPRNNSNIISFIDALELKKENMVKLPVIVYNHQDKTEVINSSLQLQKRLEQQAIEEEKNGGKYIRPIVLFQAQPKNGKNFSSDEEEKSNVQKLKDKLLELQIPEEQIKIKTANINEIKGIDLMSKDCEIRYIITINALKEGWDCPFAYILASLADKNSAVDVEQILGRVLRQPYVMKHKFPLLNVSYVLTASSKFRDTLQNVVKGLNKAGFSEKDYKLADTSVPEEIKKQDPLQQLVTFPTHEDDTTEDITSDIDIARISVLTNTSLPETITEIEKTAIQQNENFEKTISEIETNNTPVLPTEIQQLVKTYEIKEIFQEQAGKIKLAQFYLKVPGNDLFGAKEDILLEKENLLGDFPLSKSDINIAFDSVESELYKVDLDETQKEHTPTFVRLDGDIKNNIIAYILDPSRKDSRVKNFTHRVMSIIGNMYPIPDSEIKKYITRILEDFTDEQFNDFAYNEYSYTDKIKQKIKSLSENFAEKKFKDYLDTDAVFIKPSYILPQYISPGDTAKNITKSLYEKEGRMNNFEERVINEIANMSNIAFWTRNMEKKGFRINGFINHYPDFIIQTKSGKIVILETKGDHLDAEQKIRLGNLWAGKAGNDYRYFMVYERRTVDGAYNLEDFLNIIKAI, encoded by the coding sequence ATGGAACTCAAACCATATCAACAACAAGTAATAGATGATCTGTCACTCTTTTTAGAAGATGTACAGGAAACTAAAGATGTAAAGAATGCTTTTTATAACTTTTGGACTAAGCATCCTCGAACACCATTATTCCCATTTTCAGGAACAGCCATTGAACCTTATAAAAATAATGTGCCTCGTGTACCTCATGTATGTATGAAAGTGCCAACGGCGGGAGGTAAAACATTTATTGCCTGTAATGCTTTAAAAACTATTTTTGATGCTTTCGATTATGACAAACCAAAAGCAGTGGTCTGGTTGGTTCCTTCGATTACTATTTTGGAACAAACGCTCAAAAATCTAAAAGACCCGTCACATCCTTATCGTCAGAAAATCAACTCACACTTTGGTAATAAAGTGGAAGTCTTTGATAAAGCGACCTTATTACAAGGCAGTGGTTTTAATGCAACTTCTGTAAAAGAGCAGTTGAACATAATGGTTTTTAGTTTTGATAGCTTACGTGCTAAAAATAAAGAAGACCGGAAAGTTTTTCAGGAAAATGGAAATCTACAATCGTTTGAAAATCTATTGGATAATGATGCCGATATTACTCTGGGTGCAGTTATTAAGTATCTGAATCCGGTTGTAATTGTTGATGAAAGTCATAATGCTGAAAGTGAGTTAAGTGTAGAAATGTTGTCGGGATTGAATCCGAGTTTTATTCTTGACCTAACGGCAACCCCACGAAACAATAGTAACATCATCAGTTTCATTGATGCTTTGGAGTTGAAAAAAGAAAATATGGTAAAACTACCTGTCATTGTTTACAACCATCAGGACAAGACAGAAGTAATAAATTCTAGTTTACAGCTACAAAAACGCCTAGAGCAACAAGCTATTGAGGAAGAAAAGAATGGCGGGAAATATATTCGCCCCATTGTATTATTTCAAGCACAACCCAAAAACGGGAAAAATTTTTCGAGTGACGAAGAAGAAAAATCAAATGTTCAAAAACTAAAAGACAAATTGCTTGAACTACAGATTCCAGAAGAACAAATAAAAATAAAAACAGCGAATATCAATGAAATAAAAGGAATTGATTTAATGAGCAAAGATTGTGAAATTCGTTATATTATCACAATCAATGCACTAAAAGAAGGTTGGGATTGTCCGTTTGCTTATATTTTAGCCTCATTAGCCGATAAAAATTCAGCAGTCGATGTAGAGCAAATCTTAGGAAGGGTTTTACGTCAACCTTATGTGATGAAACATAAATTTCCATTACTCAATGTAAGTTATGTTCTTACTGCCTCATCGAAATTCAGAGATACGCTTCAAAATGTTGTTAAAGGGCTAAATAAAGCAGGGTTTAGTGAAAAAGATTATAAGCTTGCTGATACAAGCGTTCCAGAAGAAATCAAAAAACAAGACCCATTACAACAGCTTGTAACATTTCCTACACACGAAGACGATACAACGGAAGACATTACTTCCGATATTGATATTGCAAGAATTTCTGTCCTCACAAATACATCATTACCAGAAACCATTACAGAAATAGAAAAAACTGCCATACAACAAAATGAAAATTTTGAAAAAACAATTTCTGAAATAGAGACAAATAATACACCTGTTTTACCCACAGAAATACAACAACTCGTGAAAACATACGAAATAAAAGAAATTTTCCAAGAGCAAGCCGGAAAAATAAAGTTAGCCCAATTTTATTTGAAAGTACCGGGAAACGATTTATTTGGTGCAAAAGAAGATATTTTGCTTGAAAAAGAAAATCTATTAGGTGATTTCCCATTAAGTAAGTCAGATATCAATATCGCTTTCGATAGTGTTGAATCCGAACTCTATAAAGTTGATTTAGATGAAACACAAAAAGAGCATACCCCCACTTTTGTAAGGCTTGACGGTGATATTAAGAATAACATTATTGCCTATATACTTGACCCATCAAGAAAAGATAGCCGAGTAAAGAACTTTACTCATCGAGTAATGAGCATTATTGGTAATATGTATCCGATACCAGACAGCGAAATTAAAAAATACATCACTCGCATTTTAGAAGATTTTACAGATGAGCAATTTAATGATTTTGCATATAACGAATATTCTTACACGGATAAAATAAAGCAAAAGATAAAGTCGCTTTCGGAGAATTTTGCTGAAAAGAAATTCAAAGATTATTTGGATACCGATGCCGTATTTATTAAACCTTCTTATATTCTTCCACAATATATATCCCCTGGCGATACTGCAAAAAACATTACCAAGTCATTATATGAAAAGGAAGGCCGCATGAATAACTTTGAAGAGCGTGTAATTAATGAAATTGCCAACATGAGCAATATTGCTTTTTGGACAAGGAATATGGAGAAAAAAGGATTTCGCATAAATGGTTTTATCAATCATTATCCTGATTTTATTATCCAAACCAAAAGTGGCAAAATAGTTATTTTGGAAACAAAAGGCGACCATTTAGATGCCGAACAGAAAATAAGGCTTGGTAATCTTTGGGCTGGAAAAGCCGGTAACGATTATCGTTATTTTATGGTTTATGAAAGACGAACAGTTGATGGAGCATATAATCTGGAAGATTTCTTGAATATTATCAAAGCTATTTAA